CTGAATGCCTTCTCTTGCGATTATAAAAGACTTCAATGTACCCAAATATACCCGAACGAGCTTCACCAATCGACTGATAGTTCTTGGCATAGATAAGCTCAACCTTTAGTCGTGCATAGAACGACTCCATTACTGCATTGTCCCAACAATTACCCTTTCTACTCATGCTGCGCGTGATCTTGTGCTTTTCCAAGAAGCCAACGTAGCTATTTGAGCGGTACTGTGTGCCTCGGTCCGAATGGACGATGAGACCTGGTGCCACACCTCTGGCATCAATCGCCATCTGCATTGCCCGCGTTATGAGCTGCTCAGTCATGCCGGTATCGAGGCTCCAGCCAATAATCCGACGGGAATACAGATCCATTACAGTTGCCAGATATAGCCACTGATTCTTCACCCAAACATACGTGATATCTGTGACCCATTTTTGATTCGGCCGGTCAGTCGAAAAGTCGCGCCAAAAGGAGGTTGTCCGCAACTTGTGCATCGTTAATGCGTGGCCGCCATAGTTAAAGGCTTTGCCGTTTCTGGCCAAAATCCCCTGTTCCTGCATGATTTTGGCACCCTGTTCCTGCATGATTTTGGCTACAAAATTGACTGAGCACCTATGCCCTAGGTCGTTCAGCTCCTGAGCGATTCTTGGGGCTCCATAGGCAGCCTCAAACTCCTCAAAGGTTGTCTTTCACCAGTTCGCCTAACTCTTCCTTACGAGCCTCACGTTTGTTTAGAGCATCCCACCAGCGATAGAAGCCAGATCTATGTACGCCTAGTACATCGCACATCAGGGATATGCTGTATTGGCCAACATACTCCAAAATCAATGCGTACTTCACTCTTGGTTTTTCGCGAAGTACGCAGACACCTTTTTTAAGAATTCCATCTCCTCTTTCAGGCGCTTATTCTCTCGCCGTAGTTCACGCATCTCCTCACTTTCTTTCTTCGAGTAATCCACACCATCCAAGGTATTGAATTGCTTATCAGATAGGCGGGTGAGTTGACGCTTCCAGTTGGCGATCTGCTGGGCACTAATCCCAAGCTCCTTCGCAACGGAAGCTTGGGTAGCACCCGGCTGTTCAGAGCGCTTTATCGCTTCTTTACGGAATTCTTCGGTGTAATGCTGATGCTTTTTGCGTGCCATAAGGACACCTCCATATAGGCTTAATATAACTATACAGGGTGTCTACTATTCGTGGGTAACTTGGACACATAACGCCCGCAGCACACGCGAGCGTAGCGAGTCGAGGCCGA
This region of Simiduia agarivorans SA1 = DSM 21679 genomic DNA includes:
- a CDS encoding transposase, translating into MARKKHQHYTEEFRKEAIKRSEQPGATQASVAKELGISAQQIANWKRQLTRLSDKQFNTLDGVDYSKKESEEMRELRRENKRLKEEMEFLKKVSAYFAKNQE